The following proteins are encoded in a genomic region of Bacillus horti:
- a CDS encoding aminotransferase class I/II-fold pyridoxal phosphate-dependent enzyme, with translation MNPLAQQLNQQIQQGNSHVFELLSELGKKLYYPKGILTQSAEAKEKAHRFNATIGIAIEGDTPMHLSAIQDHLSDYDPKDLYPYASPAGKPELRQAWKEKMLLENPALSGKKISHPVVTNALTHGLSIVSNLFVNAGDTLILPDKLWGNYNLTFGVFSGANVTTFPFYNEDGGFNTVGLKETLLAQKEKGKAIVLLNFPNNPTGYTPTESEAQEIVLAIQEAAESGINLVVVTDDAYFGLFFEDSIHESLFGRIAGLHPRVLAVKVDGATKEDYVWGFRVGFITFASSDDQLLKALESKTMGSIRGQISSCSHPSQTFVLKALQDPGYKTQKQEKFQILKDRANLVKKILDSGKYEDAFSYYPFNSGYFMCLKLNKVDADILRLHLLDHYGVGTISIGATDLRVAFSCVELEDIEELFALIYQGAKDLEQ, from the coding sequence ATGAACCCATTAGCACAACAGCTTAATCAGCAAATCCAGCAGGGCAATTCACATGTATTCGAACTACTGTCCGAGCTAGGAAAAAAACTCTACTATCCAAAAGGAATCTTAACTCAATCAGCAGAAGCAAAGGAAAAGGCTCACCGTTTTAATGCCACGATCGGTATAGCAATTGAGGGAGATACTCCCATGCATCTTTCTGCCATCCAAGATCATCTTTCTGACTATGATCCTAAGGATTTGTACCCGTATGCCTCACCAGCAGGAAAGCCTGAGCTGCGCCAAGCGTGGAAGGAAAAAATGCTTCTTGAAAATCCAGCATTATCGGGAAAGAAAATTAGCCACCCTGTTGTCACTAACGCTTTAACTCATGGACTAAGCATCGTGTCTAACCTTTTTGTTAACGCAGGAGATACACTGATTCTGCCTGATAAGCTTTGGGGGAATTATAATTTAACATTCGGGGTTTTTAGTGGTGCTAATGTGACCACCTTTCCTTTTTATAATGAGGATGGAGGATTTAATACTGTAGGCTTAAAAGAAACTCTTCTTGCCCAAAAGGAAAAAGGGAAAGCGATTGTGCTGCTTAACTTCCCAAATAATCCAACAGGCTATACACCGACTGAAAGTGAAGCACAAGAAATCGTTCTAGCTATTCAAGAAGCGGCTGAAAGTGGAATCAATCTAGTTGTGGTAACAGATGATGCCTATTTTGGACTATTTTTTGAGGATTCTATTCACGAATCATTATTCGGCAGAATAGCTGGGTTACATCCTCGGGTATTAGCTGTCAAAGTGGACGGGGCAACTAAAGAGGATTATGTTTGGGGCTTTCGTGTAGGCTTTATTACGTTCGCTTCCTCAGATGATCAGCTACTAAAAGCTTTAGAAAGCAAAACAATGGGAAGTATCCGTGGCCAGATATCTAGCTGCTCACATCCTTCACAGACTTTTGTTTTAAAGGCTTTACAAGATCCTGGATATAAGACTCAAAAGCAAGAAAAATTTCAAATTTTAAAGGATCGGGCTAACCTTGTAAAGAAGATACTAGACTCTGGAAAATATGAAGACGCGTTTAGCTATTATCCGTTTAATTCTGGATATTTCATGTGTTTAAAGCTTAACAAAGTAGATGCAGATATCCTTCGCTTACACCTTCTAGACCATTATGGTGTAGGGACGATTTCTATCGGTGCTACAGATTTACGAGTAGCTTTCTCCTGCGTAGAGCTTGAGGATATTGAAGAGCTGTTTGCACTTATTTATCAAGGGGCTAAGGATCTAGAACAATGA
- a CDS encoding DUF3679 domain-containing protein, which translates to MLRFTIKLLLLLSTLLFGVLLGIQQAEWGIFSVNGAEKEEQESFYVKRVDGEHVEVAVLGESFSTEELLEKEELWKERNQTNKLSALGAKMGEVVYSVSRKSVEWLVGQLEKML; encoded by the coding sequence ATGCTACGCTTCACAATTAAGCTATTACTTTTACTATCCACTCTTTTATTTGGCGTATTACTAGGTATTCAACAGGCGGAATGGGGCATTTTTTCAGTGAATGGGGCAGAGAAGGAAGAGCAAGAAAGCTTTTATGTTAAACGGGTTGATGGAGAGCATGTGGAAGTAGCTGTATTAGGTGAATCATTCTCTACTGAAGAGCTATTAGAGAAGGAAGAGTTATGGAAGGAAAGGAATCAGACGAATAAACTTAGTGCTTTAGGAGCCAAAATGGGTGAGGTCGTCTATTCCGTTTCTAGAAAAAGTGTGGAGTGGCTAGTTGGTCAATTGGAAAAGATGCTCTAA